The following nucleotide sequence is from Deltaproteobacteria bacterium.
GATCGACCTGACGACGATTGACATACCTTGCCGAAATAGTTATTTTTATACTGTATCCGGTTTTGTTGGCCGGTTTCACCATGCCTGAAACGGATCTCACGTCGCCGAATCGAACAGCATCTCCGATCGAATGTTCCGCCGGATATAGCACACCCACCTGCTGCCGATTGGACTCGGCCCGAGCGTCTCTGTTAAAACCGACAAGGAGGTGCCATGAAACATAAAAGCCGTTCCAAAGAACAGATTATCGAGGAGCACGTGCGGCGGTGGCAGCTCATGCGGGTTGAAAAACCCGCCGAAAAGAGCCATCCCGTCATAACCGTCTCGAGAGAACCCGGTAGCGGTGGAAGCGTCATCGCTAAAAACATTGCCGATAAGCTCGGCTTCGATCTATTCCGGCAGGAAGTCTTGCACACCATACTTCCGCGAATGAAGCCAAGAGGCGCGTCATCCGAACGGAATCGGACCGCAGGGCCTTTATCAGGAAGTATTTCAATGCCGAGATAGCGGACCCCGTAAACTACGACATCGTCATCAACACGGGTAATCTGAATATGGACGAGGCGGCCGGCGTCATTGCGGCGGCCATACATAGATAGGTCGCCCCGTTGGATTCGGCGCGGGTTTCACCCTGGAAGCGCTTTGTTCGTTGCGTTGGTGGGTTCCTTGAGTCTGTTGCATTACTCGCTAACCCAATGAACACAAGTAGCGCAAAGAACCCCTTCACCCAATACAACAGGAGGCTATCATGTATACATCAATTTTAGTGCCTTTGGACGGTTCAAAACTTGCGGAAAACATGTTGACCGAGGTAGAAGCGCTCGCGCTGCTGCTCAAGGCCAAGTTGAGTTTGATCCTTGTCAGCAGGGCCCACGTGTTGCCGGGCGTCGATCCCACCGATGCACAGGTGGCCGTGGTCTCCAGTGCAAATGAATATCTGGAAAAAATCAAGGAGCGTTTGTCGACCG
It contains:
- a CDS encoding cytidylate kinase-like family protein, with the protein product MKHKSRSKEQIIEEHVRRWQLMRVEKPAEKSHPVITVSREPGSGGSVIAKNIADKLGFDLFRQEVLHTILPRMKPRGASSERNRTAGPLSGSISMPR
- a CDS encoding cytidylate kinase-like family protein — its product is MRTESDRRAFIRKYFNAEIADPVNYDIVINTGNLNMDEAAGVIAAAIHR
- a CDS encoding universal stress protein; amino-acid sequence: MYTSILVPLDGSKLAENMLTEVEALALLLKAKLSLILVSRAHVLPGVDPTDAQVAVVSSANEYLEKIKERLSTGGLEVDIHTPYGNPAEKILEVCRRNDIDLIAMSTHGRSGIGRWLLGSVAEKVVRHSEIPVLLLRSHEADDE